From Alligator mississippiensis isolate rAllMis1 chromosome 1, rAllMis1, whole genome shotgun sequence:
cctcgtagggcctgccctgctgccccctgatcatgcgagtggcccttctctggaccctctcgatgttgtccacatccctcctgaagtgcggtgcccagaactggatgcagtaccccaactggggcctgaccaatgtcatatagagggggaggatcacctccttggacctgctcatgatgcatttgtggatgcatgacaaagtgcggttagccttcctgactgcatccccacactggtggcccatgttcaccttggagactataatgactccaagatccttttctacctctgtcctgatgagaagggagttccccagcctgtagatatgctgctggttctatCTCCCTAGGTGaggtaccctgcacttgtcagtatttaTCCCTTGTTAAGTccatctaagtgcaaactgtacagaagttacaGGAAGGTTATATCAGTCTGAAAATGGGTGACCTGATCTAACTTAACCCTACCtccaaggtagtctaacttagatcaggttggccatttttagactgatctaacttcTGTATGGTTCCCACACAGCCCCAGAACTGGGAAAACACAGAtattggccccagccccagggttgtaCTTTACctacctcctccctgccaccaagcTATTTTAGTCTCTCGTTCACTCTTCATCCCTTGTCCCACCCGTGAGTGAACAACCCCCTTTCTGGACCAGCCAgccttcccccgcccccctcagCCCACCAACCCTCCCATCttgcaagctgctcccagtgccagttttatcagcattcactgATGCTGGGATCTGAGGAAGTAAGTTTtggtttggggaggggtgggagagatgggggtATAGTTTCACTGGGGGGTTGTTTGTAGGAGGGTGAggaggtcagggggctaaaaatagctcctagtcctagggggtggaggagagaggTCTTCATCTCCTGAAGCCTCCTTGCAGACCCTAAAAGCCCCCCTGCTAAATGCTCCTGCATCCCACCAACACCTTTGTGGACCCCACGTGCACCCCCCAATTCCCAAACCACCTCCATGGACCCTGCCtacaccccaacccccccatggatcctgcttgcccccccaatccctcatGTGGACCCCATCTGTCCTTCCAGTCCCCCCACAGATCCCTGATCCCTCTGGAGTCTGCTTGGCCCCCATTCCCCCAACCCCAGTGTTAGCCCCACCAttctgacttaccttagatcaagaggctatttttaacttgatctaacttccccaaatgtctgtacacagcctaATGAGTGCAGGGATGACTGAGCAGGGCTCCCAGAGTCTACACTAGGCTGGACATTTTAGTAAACAGTGGCacgtttacatgagatgcttactgcacagtagcctaataacaccgtgcagtagcatgccagtcaaaaactgtgctaatatgctattgtgcagtgttattaggctactgcacagtaaacatcacaaAAAATGTGTACTGGAGCTACTGGACAGGAACTGTAGGTACTGTAAGTTTAGTTGGTATTtctttaagcaagtactaaactaaacgtgcagtaactactgtggatttaatgaatgtgtagatgcactcagtggaGAAGAAATGCAGAATTGTCAATCCAAACCACTTAAAAATCTTGAATTAAGCTCCAAGAATCATTAAATTTTAAGCTTACATTTGGTGTTCTCTATATTTGGATTTTAACTTTTGTGCCTTTAGGGTTTGCATGTTCTAGATTGTGTGTGCAATTGTGAAGGCTAGAGACTctcttgtgttttttaaatgaaaactagtATATTTCTGTGTCTCCAGGGCCTAGGGCTTAAAGCAAAGTTCATCAAATATTACAATACTCATAATAAAATCATGGGAGCTGGCAAAACTATAGGCAGTCCTTGTTCTGCTTTagaagggagaaaggaggtaAGGGCTGAGGGAGGGAGCATCAGGGGTAGTATAATGCAGGTTACAGTCTGAGATGAGGCAAGGCAAACTGTTCAGAATAAATGGAGTCCTGAACCTGGCTTCAGCCATGCTGCATGAATGCATAAGTGGTTTGCTTATACAGAGGCCACTGCAGGACCGGTCAGGCTGCTTATACACGTGCTCATTGGTGTTCTAATTAAATTAatctattaatcgagtctgtcccatgttctaattagaacactgcaGCATCACCAcagtatcatgtgtattaagtTCCCATGTATTTTAAAGTGGTCacagggtgcttgaactaaacctTGTCGAATGAGGTTCAGATAAaacatcccacagccatttttaaatgtgcaggggcttaatacatgtgatggtgaggcattttaattaaagcggctgcCTGGGAACCActaattaacaccccccccccacacacacacacacctctgagcATTTGTATAGGCAGTCTAAGTTTGGTCATAACAATATCAAGGATAACATTGTTTATTATAGGGGGGCTATGATTAAACTTGTGGGATTACTCACTTATCTGTTTTCACTTCATTGAGACAGAAACAGTCCAAAGAGCTGGGTTTTCAGTTTGCAGAAGAGTTTTTCCAGGACTGCAAGATGAATGTGGAAATGGATCATAGAATATTTGGGAAATATTTGAGGAGGTTGGAATCAATCAGAGTGAGGGCCAAGGTGGATTATTATTTCTGCCTGAATGGGGCACTCATGAGCAGGAGTGTAACCATAGTTGAGCGGGGAGGAAGTGACTGGAGCCCCAGTCCCAGGTGCCAGTTTAGGGAAGTGAAAAATAGCGGTTGCGGCTCCCCCAGTTGCCATGTTGGcagcccagctgtggctgctccccaTGTGCCACCATCTCTCACAGCACAGAACTGCCCAGTTAAGCCTCTAGCTCATGAACCACCTTCTGTCATTGATATTTCAGGCCTCTAGTTGGTGCTCTTTTGGGGTCTCCCAGTCCTTACAAAGGAGAAACCTGTCATCCAGCCATGATATCAGAGACCTGCTTTATATACAAAGCACAATACTGATCTCATTCTTCTTTGCTCAGTTGCTTTATATGGCAGGAGAGCTTGTCACTGATTTTGCCTTGGGAAGGATTTGGTCAGCCATGTGAGCTGAACTGGTGGCATTCAGGTTTTTGAATAACCTTTCATGAACTGAACTGGATATGTGAGAGACAGGGGAGAGAGATTTTTCATCTTATACTACAGCTGGTTATCATGTtctcaaattaatttttttttatttttttggacagATGGACAGAAGAAAGTTCAAGAGGATTTTGACATAGACATGGATGcaccagagacagagagagctgcAGTGGCAATACAGTCTCAGTTCAGaaaatttcagaagaaaaaagcTGGGTCCCAGTCCTAGTAGCTACCTCATAGTTTAAAGTAATAGTTCTGAAGTGATCTACCATGAAATTAAGAATTAAAATTAAGATGCATGTACAGGaattctaaatatttaaaatCCCATTGGCAGGTATAAAAATAACCAGCTTGTGTGTGGCTTCATTCCTGTGCTTATCTCCCATTCCACTTCTTCTGTAACTCACCATTTTACTTGATGTTGTAATAAAAAGTTAGGATGAAGTAATTAAAGTGTCTGCCTTCATCTGTCTTTTTATATTAAACCAGCAAGCACAGCATTACAAGTGAATCCAGCCCAGATGCTTGTGTTCCTCTTCGCTTAAAGCCTGGAGACATCACAGCGCCTTATGTTAAAAGATTTTTGCGGAGGGATGAGAGAACAAgcctctgccctgcttccctcatTTGGAGAATTCCAGCTGCCATCCAAATGTGACAACAAAATTATTTTCCTGTAATGAGCCGAGAGTGAAaagttgcagggaaaagcaggcattggagaaaagaaagTTTATTTTTGTATCTCAATTAAGACAGTAATGTTGTTTAGGTAAGGACATTGTCAGGTGAGAGTGGGTCCCAGAGAGGAAAACACAGTCTCATATGGATAACAGGTCAGAGTTACACTGCTAGCACTAGAGGTCAACATTTTTAGAAatagcacccccctcccctctaaAATGCCTCCTCCCAAATCCATCTAATTTCCTTACAAAGATTCATTTGTTAGAAGGAAATGCCCTTTCtcaacttctttttttcttttctgattacAACTATTCAATATTGACCCAATACATTTCCCCtggctctctccccaccccaacctttcAGGGGAGGGCCTTAACCACCACATTGGGTACAGCTATTTTGTAGAGGGGTTAAAGCCGTGCACTAAGAATTCAAGGTTTATTGATCGGAAAGAGTGTGCCAGCTGGTCTAGTAGTTAGGATACACAACTGACCAGGTGTGGGGAAGTACTAGTTTTTGGTCCCTGCCTCCAGGACCGTTTCTGTATTTTATCTAATACCCATTTAATATAATATGTGGCTGTAAGCAACGGTGTAAAATAGTGCCATTGTTGTCACCATCACcatgttttttaaaggaaaaaaatggtccTAGATGCATTTTGTACAGCCCCTAATCCTGGAGGTGATTATTAGGCATGTTCTGATCCTGCATACTAAATGAAAACCAATGGCGGGGGGAGAGCTGCCTCTCATAGCTGAGCAATAAAAACACTCACCCAGGAAGCTGAAGACCTGGGTTTTAATTCCCCTCCTTTGCCTGGAAACAGATCGAGCTTGCATTTCTCAGGCTTAGCTAGTACAGTACTCAAACCACTACACCATAGGTAAGGCATTATATAGACACTTCCTTTTAAAGGTGAGCTACTGACCAGTGCGTTTACTACCACATGAAGAAAGGAGATACAGGGCAGTGGGTTAGGTTCAAATAAACTCCAGGCTAGAACCCAAATCCTACTCTCATCCAGGGAAACAGCTGTTGCCATGAGTGTTGATCATATAAACCATGTCTTCTGTggcttcctttcttcctcttggTTCATATTTACTTCTCTTCAATGTTCATGAGGCCAATCTCCAAAAAAGCACTGAAAAGAGATCAGTATTATGCCTGACCTGTGGTGTGGCAGTTAGAACTATGTAAAGAAATCAGACAGATGCAGATTCATATCCTCTTTGGAGGGAACCTAAGCCCTGGGTTTCCTGGCCTTAAATGTTCAGCTATTTATGGGCTTTTGGCTTCCCATATATTTCATGTCTTAGATGCCGTTATATGGCTAGAATGAATACCTGGCTGTGCATAAATTCTGCCAGAGTGGAGCCTACTGcatgctcagtgggtgcatctgcacaagacaTTAATTGAGTAGccaactaattagctccacagtaaacatctttgtgtctacatgagtgcccctattagggtgcagaaAACTAATAAATACTGTAGCAGGGTAATACTCATAAATATAAGTaataccctgctgtggagttttttcatgctggctagccccacactgaagcaccctcatgtccccggcacaggcagcccctctgcaacacattgagctcaaattggagcagccctaggctggcaggctgatcccctgggcctcctgccagcttcggctgctccaacccagctcaatgtgttgtagtctaggtgcatgtgtaaatgacacacctgggagcaataaactgcataACAATAAGGCCTggttattgctgtgcattaatggcacatgtaggtgcaccccaCGTGTGCATACTTACATTCCCACATGCCTGGGGAATAGTTACCTGCAGGTAAGTGGCTTTTTGGGCACTTATATGGCTAAAAAGCTGtcatttagaccagtggttctcaacctttttcgtaccataacccatttgtaaacatcgagggccagtcctgacccagtgcccctcattcctgatccACTGCCCCgtgcccccagccctccagtgtgtggggcaagggttgtgtgtgtgtgtgtgtgtgtgtgtgtgtggtgaggagGGTATaggggcccccaagcagccccttgcaggctggaactctgccagcctgcaagggaaaagccagttttccacatttttctcttttaaaggagaatccatttttagagtttgttcacgaccctttcatatattcttgcaacctgcttttgggttgtgacccacaggtagAGAAATGCTGATTTAGGCTATGGACATATGTATATTTGGAACCATTTTGAAAAGGGCGAGATTCTTGCTCCAAACCACATAGCAGCTGCTACCTCTGAAGTTTTGTGTGGAGGAGTTGGGAATGATACAATGTAATAGAACCACTACAACTTTAAGGCTGTTTCATCCAAGGTTAAACTCccagcagttttgctacatttgttttCTTCCAGGCTGGTCCATAAGTGGCAGCTACAACCTAGCAGCTGCATCTACTGCATGCTCCGAAGAACAGTTCCCCTTTTAAAATGTTGTCCTTCTGAAATGGCTCCAGATGAACTTGTGTCCATACATtcagatatgcaaaagaaaatagaattccacccaaggtggagaatctagAGAGCACAGATACAGAAAGAGTACATCATCTAACAGCAGCATCAGAGTCATAATTCTAAAATCATAATTAGGGCTGTCAAACGATTAAAAAATTTGATCGTGATTAGttgtggaatttaaaaaaattgtcacaATTAATCACACttttaatcgcacagctaaaaattcaaaattatgcgcagaaaaactcaaaattatgcaaaattatgcaagtATTTTGTATGGCTGGGAGGTGGGTGaagggggaatttgtgaaggtgtgaggggctgtgtgtgtgtgtggggggtgtccTCACATGCActagcaggatgtggggtactgtgagtcagaagtgaggggaagcagcagggctaggggggctgtggcttgggagtgaggggaagacacacagacacatagacacagacagtgcccagcaggtaaatctgtggagggaaagggatgcagggagcagatcgaggACCCCATGGTGAGAGACAAAATGGGGcaagggtggaggcaggggctggggtgaatggggcccatCCCAGGTTATGGGATCGAGCTGTGGGCAAATTGTCCAGGGGCACGGGGGGCATAGCTCCCTGACACTATGTGCACCctccagggaggcatggggggccgtATGCCCCtgagatttgtgtgcagggtagaggcaggctgcctgctgcacgtTGGGCCTCTACACccttctgcctttgccctgggagccatgcaatgccatgttgtgctccctgacaccaggcaggcaggggacacacatCATGGCCAGTGTGCaactcctggggcaaaggcagagctccagcccacagcaagcagcctgcctccaccccatgcacgaATCTAGGGGGCACATGCATCCCATGGCTCCgttgggggtgcacacagtggcatgGAGCCAACATCCCTgtgcctctggatgagccaccagtggctccatcccatgactCACCTTGGcctcagggtcccattcacccaaGCCCTATGCCACCCTACTCCCTCCCACActgtaggggccttgatctgcctcccctgccccttcccttccccagttgCCTCCTGGGTGCTGTTCTACATGccaccaggctgcattcctggtcatgcaaatgctgcagctgcttgtttGTGTCTGTGACTGTGtgcatgcctccctccctccccccccccccccgccttcctggtgcagcagcctggagcctgagaccaggctgccctgcagtcctcttcactgccactgctgccctgctgagcagcctggaggttgcagtaaaaaattaatgcaagaaccatCTAACATGTTAATTGCACACATAAgggtgattaattgacagccctaatcaTAATGTGTTAAGATAATGCTGCTCCCTTTTTTTATTTAGGTGAGTGAGTTTACTTTGTTCACTGTCCTGTTATCAAACATAGCATAAACTTAATACAAGTTATTTAATTGAATAAAAGCTATGGGAAAGCAATAGCTTTATGCTTGATAAGAAATTTAACTTCTCAGAGTTAGATTTTCTTACACAGTAGAGGGTGTGcctacatatgctattaatgtgctctaggcttactgcacagtattttactccTTCCTGGGAGCATGACTAC
This genomic window contains:
- the PCP4 gene encoding calmodulin regulator protein PCP4 gives rise to the protein MSERQGAGATNEKDKTSGENDGQKKVQEDFDIDMDAPETERAAVAIQSQFRKFQKKKAGSQS